The Bacillus vallismortis genome window below encodes:
- the kduI gene encoding 5-dehydro-4-deoxy-D-glucuronate isomerase, with translation MENRYSVHPEQVKRFTTEELRSHFLMEPLFKENKLSMYYSHEDRVVIGGAAPGQSELKLDAGDFLKTDFFLERREIGIINVGQPGAVRVGDDEYALQTKDFLYIGMGNQDVTFTNLNGGKAKFYFVSACAHQSYPTQKAALSELTPDRLGDEAASNVRSLYKVIHQEGIKSCQLMMGITMLDQNNNWNTMPAHVHDRRMEAYLYLDLEKDSKVFHFMGQPNETRHLVVGNDQAVLSPAWSIHSGAGTSNYSFVWAMAGENYTFTDMDAVPMDGLK, from the coding sequence ATGGAAAATCGTTATTCTGTACACCCTGAACAAGTAAAGCGCTTTACAACTGAGGAGCTGCGCAGTCATTTTTTAATGGAACCTTTATTTAAGGAAAACAAACTTTCAATGTATTACTCACATGAAGACCGAGTTGTCATCGGCGGCGCGGCTCCGGGACAAAGTGAACTGAAGCTTGATGCCGGAGATTTCCTTAAAACAGACTTCTTTTTGGAACGGCGTGAAATCGGGATTATTAATGTTGGCCAGCCTGGCGCTGTCAGGGTTGGTGATGATGAATATGCGCTTCAAACAAAGGATTTTCTTTATATCGGAATGGGCAATCAGGATGTAACGTTTACAAACCTGAACGGAGGCAAAGCTAAGTTTTACTTCGTCTCCGCTTGTGCTCATCAAAGCTATCCGACACAAAAAGCCGCTCTTTCCGAACTGACACCGGACCGCCTTGGCGATGAGGCAGCCTCTAATGTCAGAAGCCTGTACAAAGTCATTCATCAAGAAGGCATTAAAAGTTGTCAGCTAATGATGGGAATTACGATGCTAGATCAAAACAACAACTGGAATACCATGCCGGCTCACGTCCATGACCGCCGGATGGAGGCTTACCTTTACCTTGATCTTGAGAAAGATTCAAAGGTGTTTCACTTCATGGGCCAGCCGAATGAAACGCGCCATCTTGTTGTCGGAAATGACCAGGCTGTCCTTTCTCCTGCCTGGTCTATTCACTCTGGCGCAGGAACTTCGAACTACAGCTTTGTGTGGGCGATGGCTGGAGAAAATTACACATTTACGGACATGGATGCCGTCCCGATGGATGGGCTGAAATAA
- the kduD gene encoding 2-dehydro-3-deoxy-D-gluconate 5-dehydrogenase KduD — MSYLHDTFSLEGKTALVTGPGTGIGQGIAKALAGAGADIIGTSHKSSLTETQQLVEQEGRTFTSFTLDMSKPEAIKDSAAELFDSRQIDILINNAGIIHREKAEHFAEENWHHVLNVNLNSLFILTQLAGRHMLNRGYGKVINIASLLSFQGGILVPAYTASKHAVAGLTKSFANEWAASGVQVNAIAPGYISTANTQPIRDDEKRNEDILKRIPAGRWGKADDIGGTAVFLASRASDYVNGHILATDGGWLAR; from the coding sequence ATGAGTTATCTACATGATACCTTTTCATTAGAAGGAAAAACAGCGCTGGTGACAGGCCCGGGAACAGGAATCGGTCAAGGAATTGCCAAAGCGCTGGCGGGGGCTGGCGCCGATATTATCGGCACATCACATAAAAGCAGCCTGACTGAAACACAACAGCTTGTGGAACAGGAAGGCCGTACCTTTACATCTTTTACATTGGACATGAGCAAGCCGGAAGCAATAAAGGATTCTGCAGCTGAACTGTTTGATAGCCGCCAAATCGACATCCTTATCAATAATGCCGGCATTATTCACCGGGAAAAAGCAGAACATTTCGCAGAAGAGAACTGGCATCACGTACTGAATGTCAATCTAAACAGCTTGTTTATTCTGACACAGCTGGCAGGCAGACACATGCTGAACAGAGGTTATGGAAAGGTTATTAACATCGCCTCCCTTCTGTCTTTTCAAGGCGGTATTCTCGTTCCCGCATATACAGCGAGCAAACACGCGGTTGCCGGTTTGACTAAATCATTTGCTAATGAGTGGGCAGCGTCCGGTGTTCAGGTCAACGCCATCGCCCCTGGTTATATTTCTACCGCCAATACACAGCCTATACGCGATGATGAAAAACGAAATGAGGACATTTTAAAGAGAATCCCCGCCGGCCGCTGGGGCAAAGCGGATGATATCGGCGGGACAGCAGTCTTTCTGGCATCCCGCGCTTCAGATTATGTAAATGGGCATATTTTAGCCACTGACGGCGGTTGGCTGGCCCGCTGA
- a CDS encoding ATP-dependent DNA helicase, with product MTTSRLPFSLTKTKNFYEELNNWIGDVFYDILPEKGFDLRDEQVFMAFQLERAFKEKKVMFAEAGVGTGKTLVYLLFAISYARYVGKPAIIACADETLIEQLVKKEGDISKLAEHLDLKIDTRLSKSHEQYLCLKKLEKTMQRSDDDRWLDLYESLPSFVHESQAMQRFYPYGDRKQYANLSNEEWSEVSYDSFQDCLTCDMRHRCGLTLSRDHYRKSTDLIVCSHDFYMEHVWTEESRKREGQLPLLPDHSAVVFDEGHLLEFAAQKALTYRVKQSTLELFLERLLQNDIREEFAELIEDALAANDEFFYVLSEEAKEVAGSHRLEIKNDQRVKKAADELCRLLDKIGEALVFESEMYTIDQYELSVVEEYVEQMAYSLSLYQKDAISWLEKKEEESTFVVMPRTVAEVLGEKVFSKKIPHIFSSATLSEGGSFDYIADSLGIHDYLSLTVDSPYDYDEQMTVNLYAKTDMTSEQKTAETIETIKRYKGRTLMLFPSFEELNEFKQLSAAWELPYPIYFEGDEEISGLVEKFQEKEETVLCSVHLWEGLDIPGDALKNVTIWSLPFPPHDPVFTAKRNGAKKDPFEEVDLPYMLLRVRQGIGRLIRSNQDSGSIHIYAGGENERIIDEVKKVLPVEPKMM from the coding sequence GTGACAACATCACGTTTGCCTTTTTCTTTAACGAAAACAAAGAATTTTTATGAAGAATTGAACAATTGGATTGGTGACGTGTTTTACGATATCCTTCCCGAAAAAGGGTTTGATCTTCGGGATGAGCAAGTATTTATGGCTTTTCAGCTGGAGCGAGCGTTTAAAGAGAAAAAAGTCATGTTTGCCGAAGCTGGAGTGGGAACGGGGAAAACACTGGTTTATCTTCTTTTTGCGATCAGCTATGCAAGATATGTCGGCAAACCCGCCATTATCGCTTGTGCTGATGAAACATTAATCGAACAGCTAGTGAAAAAAGAGGGCGATATTTCGAAGTTGGCTGAGCATTTGGATCTGAAAATTGATACAAGACTGTCAAAATCACATGAGCAATATTTATGCTTAAAGAAACTGGAAAAAACAATGCAACGCTCTGATGATGATAGATGGCTGGATCTTTATGAGTCGTTACCGTCATTTGTTCATGAATCACAGGCGATGCAGCGCTTTTATCCGTATGGCGACCGTAAGCAGTATGCCAATCTGTCAAATGAAGAATGGTCTGAAGTAAGCTATGATTCGTTTCAGGATTGTCTGACTTGTGATATGAGGCACAGATGCGGTTTGACGCTTTCCAGAGATCACTACCGCAAGTCAACAGACTTGATCGTTTGTTCCCATGATTTTTATATGGAGCATGTGTGGACGGAAGAATCCCGTAAACGAGAGGGACAGCTGCCACTCTTGCCTGATCATAGCGCGGTTGTATTTGACGAAGGGCATTTGTTAGAGTTTGCCGCACAAAAAGCGTTAACCTACAGAGTGAAGCAGTCTACTCTTGAATTGTTTTTAGAGCGCTTGCTTCAAAATGACATCAGAGAAGAGTTTGCCGAACTGATTGAAGATGCCCTTGCTGCAAACGACGAATTTTTCTATGTTCTTTCTGAAGAAGCTAAAGAAGTAGCCGGTTCACACCGTTTAGAAATAAAAAATGACCAGCGTGTCAAAAAGGCGGCGGACGAGCTTTGCCGTTTGCTCGATAAAATCGGTGAGGCTCTCGTGTTTGAGTCTGAGATGTACACAATTGATCAATACGAATTGTCAGTTGTGGAAGAATATGTAGAACAAATGGCGTATTCATTATCCCTATATCAAAAGGATGCGATCAGCTGGCTGGAGAAAAAAGAAGAAGAATCAACTTTTGTTGTCATGCCGAGAACGGTAGCAGAAGTGCTGGGTGAAAAAGTGTTTTCCAAGAAAATTCCTCATATCTTTTCTTCTGCTACGCTGTCAGAAGGCGGATCGTTTGATTATATTGCCGACAGCCTCGGGATTCATGATTATTTGTCGTTAACTGTTGATTCTCCATATGATTATGACGAGCAAATGACCGTTAATCTATATGCGAAAACAGATATGACTTCCGAACAAAAAACGGCTGAAACGATTGAAACGATCAAGCGTTATAAAGGCAGAACGCTGATGCTTTTCCCTTCTTTTGAGGAATTAAACGAGTTTAAGCAGCTGTCAGCGGCTTGGGAGCTGCCGTATCCGATTTACTTTGAAGGCGATGAGGAAATCAGCGGCTTAGTGGAGAAATTCCAAGAGAAAGAGGAAACCGTACTATGTTCGGTTCACTTATGGGAAGGACTTGATATTCCCGGTGACGCATTAAAAAATGTGACCATTTGGTCATTGCCATTCCCGCCTCATGATCCTGTATTTACAGCGAAACGCAACGGGGCAAAAAAAGATCCGTTTGAAGAAGTTGATCTGCCATATATGTTATTACGCGTGCGGCAGGGCATCGGGCGTCTGATCCGTTCGAATCAAGACAGCGGCTCGATCCACATTTACGCCGGCGGAGAAAATGAACGCATCATTGATGAAGTCAAAAAGGTCTTGCCTGTTGAACCGAAAATGATGTAA
- a CDS encoding YpzG family protein yields the protein MSYRNRLDQHSELFHHNWTRPKRSKSQVNGHTEMSQTNIILRSNAKAHRW from the coding sequence ATGAGTTATAGAAATCGATTAGATCAGCATTCTGAGCTGTTTCATCACAATTGGACGCGGCCTAAACGTTCTAAGTCTCAAGTAAACGGTCACACTGAAATGTCCCAAACCAACATTATATTGAGAAGCAACGCGAAAGCGCACCGTTGGTAA
- a CDS encoding class I SAM-dependent RNA methyltransferase — MKKYTLIATAPMGIEAVVAKEVRDLGYECKVDNGKIIFEGDALAICRANLWLRTADRIKVQVASFKAKTFDELFEKTKAINWRSFIPENGKFPVIGKSVKSTLASVPDCQRIVKKAIVEKLKLQSGKANDWIEETGAEYKVEISLLKDQAVITLDSSGTGLHKRGYRVDQGGAPIKETLAAALVQLTNWTPDRPFVDPFCGSGTIAIEAALIGQNIAPGFNRDFVSEDWEWIGKEQWDKARLEVEEKANYDQPLTIFGSDIDHRMVQIAKENAEEAGLGDLIEFKQMQVKDFTTNLEFGVIVGNPPYGERLGEKKAVEQMYKEMGQAFEPLDSWSVYMLTSNEDFEEAYGRKATKKRKLFNGFIKTDYYQYWSKVRPQRTKTENE, encoded by the coding sequence ATGAAGAAGTATACACTAATTGCAACGGCGCCGATGGGCATTGAAGCTGTTGTCGCAAAGGAAGTACGAGACTTAGGATACGAATGCAAGGTTGATAACGGAAAAATTATTTTTGAAGGTGATGCGCTTGCCATTTGCCGTGCAAACCTTTGGCTTAGAACAGCCGACCGCATAAAGGTTCAGGTTGCTTCTTTTAAAGCGAAAACATTTGATGAACTGTTTGAAAAAACGAAAGCGATTAACTGGCGCTCATTTATACCTGAAAACGGGAAATTCCCTGTCATTGGGAAATCAGTGAAATCGACACTTGCAAGCGTTCCTGACTGTCAGCGGATCGTCAAAAAAGCAATTGTCGAAAAGCTCAAGCTTCAGTCCGGCAAAGCCAATGACTGGATTGAAGAAACAGGTGCCGAGTATAAGGTTGAAATTTCTTTATTGAAAGATCAGGCGGTTATAACGCTCGATTCCTCAGGGACAGGCCTCCACAAACGAGGATACCGTGTCGATCAGGGCGGCGCGCCGATTAAAGAAACACTTGCTGCCGCTTTAGTTCAACTAACAAATTGGACCCCGGACCGTCCGTTTGTTGATCCTTTCTGCGGTTCTGGAACGATCGCGATTGAAGCCGCGTTAATCGGCCAAAACATCGCCCCGGGTTTTAACCGTGATTTTGTCTCGGAGGATTGGGAATGGATCGGTAAAGAGCAGTGGGACAAAGCGCGCCTTGAAGTTGAAGAAAAAGCGAACTATGACCAGCCGCTTACGATTTTCGGAAGCGACATAGACCACCGCATGGTTCAAATCGCAAAAGAGAATGCAGAAGAAGCAGGCTTGGGAGATTTAATCGAATTTAAGCAGATGCAGGTCAAAGACTTCACGACAAATCTGGAGTTTGGGGTAATTGTCGGAAACCCGCCATACGGAGAGCGTCTCGGCGAGAAAAAAGCTGTTGAGCAGATGTACAAAGAAATGGGACAGGCATTCGAACCGCTTGATAGCTGGTCTGTGTATATGCTGACATCAAATGAGGATTTTGAGGAAGCATACGGCAGAAAAGCGACGAAGAAACGAAAGCTCTTTAACGGATTTATTAAAACGGATTATTATCAATACTGGTCAAAAGTAAGACCGCAGCGCACGAAAACAGAAAACGAATAA
- the gpsB gene encoding cell division regulator GpsB has translation MLADKVKLSAKEILEKEFKTGVRGYKQEDVDKFLDMIIKDYETFHQEIEELQQENLQLKKQLEEASKKQPVQSNTTNFDILKRLSNLEKHVFGSKLYD, from the coding sequence ATGCTTGCTGATAAAGTAAAGCTTTCTGCGAAAGAAATTTTGGAAAAAGAATTTAAAACAGGCGTTAGAGGCTACAAGCAAGAAGACGTTGACAAATTTTTAGATATGATTATTAAGGATTATGAAACCTTCCATCAAGAAATTGAAGAACTGCAGCAGGAAAATCTGCAGCTGAAAAAACAGCTTGAAGAAGCCAGCAAAAAACAGCCGGTGCAATCTAACACAACGAACTTTGATATTTTAAAACGGCTGTCTAACTTAGAAAAACACGTTTTTGGCAGCAAGCTTTATGATTGA
- a CDS encoding DUF1273 domain-containing protein → MKVLAVTGYKPFELGIFKQDDKALYYIKKAIKNRLIAFLDEGLEWILISGQLGAELWAAEAAYDLQEEYPDLKVAVITPFYDQEKNWKEPNKELYEAVLAQADYEESLTHRPYESPLQFKQKNQFFIEKSDALMLLYDSEMEGSPKYMLETAEKRREQDGYPIYFITMDDLRVTVEEDSYS, encoded by the coding sequence ATGAAAGTATTGGCAGTAACAGGATACAAGCCATTTGAACTCGGGATTTTTAAACAAGATGACAAAGCGTTGTATTACATAAAAAAAGCCATTAAGAACCGGCTGATTGCTTTTTTAGATGAAGGACTGGAATGGATTTTAATTTCGGGCCAGCTCGGAGCCGAACTCTGGGCGGCTGAAGCTGCCTATGATCTGCAGGAGGAATACCCTGATTTAAAGGTAGCTGTGATTACCCCTTTTTACGATCAGGAAAAGAACTGGAAAGAACCTAATAAAGAGCTTTATGAAGCTGTTCTGGCACAGGCTGACTATGAAGAAAGCCTGACTCACAGGCCATATGAAAGCCCGCTTCAGTTTAAACAAAAAAATCAGTTCTTCATTGAGAAATCAGATGCGCTTATGCTTTTATATGATTCGGAAATGGAAGGCTCTCCAAAGTATATGCTTGAGACAGCGGAAAAGCGACGCGAACAGGACGGCTACCCCATTTACTTTATTACAATGGATGACTTGAGAGTGACAGTAGAGGAAGACAGCTACTCATAA
- the cotD gene encoding spore coat protein CotD: protein MHHCRPHMMAPIVHPTHCCENHTFSNTIVPHIHPQHTTNVNHQHFQHVHYFPHTFSNVDTATHQHFQARRPFFD, encoded by the coding sequence ATGCATCACTGCAGACCGCACATGATGGCGCCGATTGTCCATCCTACTCATTGCTGTGAAAACCATACGTTTTCAAATACTATCGTGCCGCATATTCACCCACAGCACACAACAAACGTAAATCACCAGCATTTTCAGCACGTTCACTACTTTCCACACACTTTCTCAAACGTTGATACGGCTACGCATCAACATTTTCAAGCGAGAAGACCTTTCTTCGACTAG
- a CDS encoding ribonuclease H-like domain-containing protein, producing MSLKGKLQRMKKHMVLDEGEYKIEKGEQENKLVENHAEIPFLEEWEAFGMKPFFFEDEYCLIREVEYPLSHRHGLYRFSELDEVIALWNQSCLAHTLSAKGYNKNSLFFFDTETTGLGGGAGNTIFLLGHARVYEDRVSVKQHLLPKPGNEVALYQSFLSEVDITSLVTYNGKAFDWPQVKTRHTLIRDRLPNLPEFGHFDLLHGARRLWKHKMDRVSLGTVEKEELGIRRQEDTPGYLAPMLYFHFIKAQEPDLLKGVLHHNEMDVLSLISLYIHMSKKILSESHAPKEHSEAYAMAKWFMAHKETDQAVKQLERLKEKPFEGQDRARLDLSLLYKKQNRLEEAVPLWEKLSRSQNQKCRYTAVIELAKFFEHKKKEFGKALRIAEQLLSDEAFLSEKEVENLHVRIARLKRKYSS from the coding sequence ATGTCATTAAAAGGGAAACTCCAGCGAATGAAAAAGCATATGGTACTTGATGAAGGGGAATATAAAATAGAAAAAGGCGAACAAGAAAACAAACTCGTTGAGAACCATGCTGAGATTCCATTTTTAGAAGAGTGGGAGGCTTTTGGTATGAAGCCTTTTTTCTTCGAAGATGAGTACTGCCTCATTAGAGAAGTAGAATATCCGCTTTCTCACCGGCATGGGTTATACCGTTTTTCTGAACTTGATGAAGTGATTGCATTGTGGAATCAAAGCTGCCTGGCGCATACTTTGTCAGCAAAAGGGTATAACAAAAACAGTCTCTTTTTCTTTGATACGGAAACAACCGGTCTTGGAGGCGGCGCCGGAAATACCATTTTTTTGCTTGGGCATGCGAGAGTATATGAAGACCGAGTGTCAGTCAAACAGCATCTTTTGCCCAAGCCGGGAAATGAAGTCGCCTTGTATCAAAGCTTTTTAAGCGAGGTTGACATTACATCACTCGTGACCTACAACGGTAAAGCCTTTGATTGGCCGCAGGTGAAAACAAGGCACACATTGATCCGCGACAGACTTCCGAATCTCCCGGAGTTCGGCCACTTTGACCTGCTGCACGGAGCAAGACGCTTGTGGAAACACAAAATGGACCGCGTATCGCTTGGCACGGTTGAAAAAGAGGAGCTCGGCATCCGCAGGCAAGAAGATACACCGGGCTACTTGGCGCCAATGCTTTACTTTCATTTTATCAAGGCGCAAGAGCCGGATCTTCTAAAAGGTGTTCTGCATCATAATGAAATGGATGTGCTATCGCTCATTTCATTGTACATTCATATGTCTAAAAAAATTCTCTCTGAATCACATGCGCCAAAAGAGCACAGTGAAGCTTATGCGATGGCGAAATGGTTTATGGCCCATAAAGAAACGGATCAAGCGGTCAAACAGCTGGAAAGGCTTAAAGAAAAGCCGTTTGAGGGTCAGGATAGGGCCCGGCTGGATTTATCACTACTGTACAAAAAACAAAACCGGTTGGAGGAGGCAGTGCCGCTTTGGGAAAAGCTGTCCCGTTCCCAAAATCAGAAGTGCAGATACACCGCTGTGATAGAGCTTGCGAAATTTTTTGAGCATAAGAAAAAAGAGTTCGGAAAAGCCCTGCGTATAGCAGAACAATTACTTAGCGATGAGGCGTTTTTATCAGAAAAAGAAGTTGAAAATCTGCATGTAAGAATTGCGCGGCTGAAGAGGAAATATTCCTCTTGA
- the mrfA gene encoding ATP-dependent helicase MrfA (part of a mitomycin C specific DNA repair pathway): protein MKRKSLTELISELKGNENVVNWHEIEPREARTRPMPESIDERIKAALSKRGINELYTHQYSAFQYVQKGESIVTVTPTASGKTLCYNLPVLQSIARDETNRALYLFPTKALAQDQKSELNEIIDEMGIDIKSFTYDGDTSPAIRQKVRKAGHIVITNPDMLHSAILPHHTKWVSLFENLKYIVIDELHTYRGVFGSHVANVIRRLKRICRFYGSDPVFICTSATIANPKELGEQLTGKPMRLVDDNGAPSGRKHFVFYNPPIVNKPLNIRKSATAEVNELAKEFLKNKVQTIVFARSRVRVEIILSHIQELVKKEIGTKSIRGYRGGYLPKERREIERGLREGEILGVVSTNALELGVDIGQLQVCVMTGYPGSVASAWQQAGRAGRRHGESLIIMVANSTPIDQYIVRHPEYFFNRSPESARINPENLIILVDHLKCAAYELPFRADEEFGPMDVSDILEYLQEEAVLHRNGERYHWASESFPASNISLRSASQENVVIVDQSDIANVRIIGEMDRFSAMTLLHDEAIYLHEGVQYQVEKLDWDHKKAYVRNVDVEYYTDANLAVQLKVLEVDKTNEKSSMSLHYGDVTVNALPTIFKKIKMTTFENIGSGPIHLPEEELHTSAAWLEIKTADEDIGEKTLEQLLLGISNVLQHIVPVYIMCDRNDVHVVSQIKAAHTGLPTIFLYDHYPGGIGLAEEVYKRFSDINEAAKQLIKQCPCHDGCPSCIGTEIEGIKAKERILQLLDQMS from the coding sequence ATGAAAAGGAAATCACTGACTGAGCTCATTTCTGAGTTAAAAGGAAATGAAAACGTTGTGAATTGGCATGAAATTGAGCCTCGTGAAGCAAGAACAAGGCCGATGCCTGAAAGTATAGATGAAAGAATAAAAGCAGCCCTTTCGAAAAGGGGCATTAATGAACTATATACCCACCAATATTCCGCTTTTCAATATGTGCAAAAAGGAGAAAGCATCGTTACCGTAACGCCAACCGCATCAGGAAAAACATTATGCTATAACCTCCCAGTGTTGCAGTCCATCGCCCGCGACGAAACAAATCGGGCGCTATATTTATTTCCGACTAAGGCGCTGGCGCAAGACCAAAAGAGCGAGCTAAATGAAATCATTGATGAAATGGGCATTGATATTAAAAGCTTTACATATGACGGGGATACGTCTCCGGCAATTAGGCAAAAGGTGAGAAAAGCAGGCCATATTGTCATTACAAACCCCGATATGCTTCATTCTGCCATTCTTCCGCATCATACGAAATGGGTCAGTTTGTTTGAAAACCTTAAGTATATCGTCATCGACGAGCTTCATACGTATCGCGGTGTGTTCGGGAGCCATGTGGCGAATGTGATCCGGCGGCTGAAGCGAATCTGCCGGTTTTACGGAAGTGATCCGGTTTTTATTTGTACTTCCGCAACGATTGCCAACCCGAAGGAATTGGGGGAGCAGCTGACGGGAAAACCGATGCGGCTGGTTGATGACAACGGAGCCCCGAGCGGACGGAAACACTTTGTGTTTTATAATCCGCCAATTGTGAACAAACCGCTGAATATTAGAAAAAGCGCAACAGCAGAAGTGAATGAACTGGCGAAAGAGTTCCTGAAAAACAAAGTGCAGACCATTGTTTTTGCCAGAAGCAGAGTCCGGGTGGAAATTATTTTAAGCCATATTCAGGAGCTTGTGAAAAAAGAGATTGGGACAAAGTCAATCAGAGGCTATCGGGGAGGCTATCTTCCAAAAGAGCGGAGAGAAATCGAAAGAGGTCTGAGAGAAGGCGAGATTTTAGGAGTGGTCAGTACGAATGCCTTAGAGCTTGGTGTTGATATCGGCCAGCTGCAAGTGTGTGTGATGACGGGTTATCCTGGAAGTGTGGCAAGTGCATGGCAGCAGGCGGGACGAGCCGGCAGAAGGCACGGTGAGTCTTTGATTATCATGGTCGCCAATTCAACGCCGATTGACCAATATATTGTGCGGCACCCCGAATACTTCTTTAACCGTTCGCCGGAATCTGCAAGAATCAATCCGGAGAATTTGATTATTTTAGTAGACCATTTAAAGTGTGCGGCTTATGAGCTTCCTTTTAGAGCTGATGAAGAGTTTGGGCCGATGGATGTAAGTGATATTCTTGAGTACCTTCAGGAAGAGGCCGTTCTTCACCGCAACGGCGAACGGTATCATTGGGCAAGTGAATCGTTCCCCGCATCAAATATCAGTTTACGTTCCGCTTCACAAGAAAATGTCGTCATTGTTGATCAGTCAGATATTGCAAATGTGCGGATTATCGGTGAAATGGATCGTTTTAGCGCGATGACGCTTTTGCATGATGAAGCGATTTATTTGCATGAAGGGGTGCAATATCAAGTAGAGAAGCTTGATTGGGACCATAAAAAGGCTTATGTCAGAAACGTCGATGTCGAGTATTACACGGATGCCAACCTGGCAGTTCAGCTGAAAGTATTAGAAGTTGATAAAACGAACGAAAAAAGCAGTATGTCATTGCACTATGGTGACGTCACTGTCAATGCCCTGCCGACCATTTTTAAAAAAATTAAAATGACCACCTTTGAAAATATTGGCTCAGGCCCTATTCATTTGCCGGAAGAAGAGCTGCATACAAGTGCAGCTTGGCTCGAAATCAAAACAGCAGACGAAGATATCGGGGAAAAGACGCTGGAACAGCTCCTTCTTGGCATCTCGAATGTGCTGCAGCATATTGTCCCTGTGTATATCATGTGTGATCGAAACGATGTGCATGTCGTTTCTCAAATTAAAGCGGCCCATACCGGATTGCCGACCATCTTTTTGTACGATCATTATCCGGGCGGTATCGGTTTGGCGGAGGAAGTCTACAAACGTTTTTCAGACATAAACGAAGCGGCGAAACAGCTTATTAAACAATGTCCTTGTCACGACGGCTGTCCGTCTTGTATAGGAACCGAAATAGAAGGGATAAAAGCAAAGGAAAGAATTTTGCAGCTGCTGGATCAAATGTCGTAA
- a CDS encoding PTS glucose transporter subunit IIA codes for MLKKLFGMGKTQEKVAEEVIYSPADGTVMDLTDVPDPVFSQKMMGEGIAVEPSNGEIVSPVEGEVIQIFHTKHAVGIRTRSGIELLIHVGLETVNMNGEGFTAHMKEGDKVKVGDPLITCDLELIKEKASSTVIPIVIMNGEAVGSIVPAGENAALKGETKLLTIKAK; via the coding sequence TTGCTGAAAAAATTATTCGGAATGGGCAAAACTCAGGAAAAAGTGGCAGAAGAGGTTATTTATTCTCCGGCAGATGGTACGGTAATGGACCTGACTGATGTGCCGGACCCTGTTTTTTCACAGAAAATGATGGGGGAAGGAATAGCGGTGGAACCATCAAACGGTGAAATCGTTTCACCTGTTGAAGGTGAAGTGATTCAGATTTTCCACACCAAACACGCCGTGGGCATTCGAACTCGCTCGGGAATTGAACTTTTAATTCATGTCGGGCTGGAAACAGTCAATATGAACGGAGAAGGGTTTACTGCCCACATGAAAGAAGGGGATAAAGTGAAAGTCGGTGATCCGTTGATTACGTGTGACTTGGAATTAATTAAAGAAAAAGCGAGCAGCACGGTCATCCCGATCGTTATCATGAATGGTGAGGCTGTAGGATCAATTGTGCCGGCAGGAGAAAACGCTGCCCTCAAAGGCGAAACAAAGCTTCTCACAATAAAAGCGAAATAA
- a CDS encoding Hsp20/alpha crystallin family protein: MEFNHDKKNELQKKEEIIAEAMDHLFQSSAFGNLLNGFQNLINSSLKDVQTTIHVRERDTGLYVDITIPETFRDGEIIVDIKSRYLHVTLQEKQKQQNEATFTSMTRTVQLPYEVHQEDMETSWNEQTMTLFFPKNKHE; this comes from the coding sequence TTGGAATTCAATCATGACAAAAAAAACGAACTGCAAAAGAAAGAAGAAATCATCGCGGAGGCAATGGACCATCTTTTTCAATCCTCAGCATTCGGCAACCTATTAAACGGATTTCAGAACTTGATCAACTCGAGTTTAAAAGATGTACAGACGACCATACATGTCAGAGAAAGAGATACCGGGCTGTATGTCGATATCACGATTCCGGAGACGTTTCGAGATGGCGAGATCATCGTTGATATTAAATCGAGGTATTTGCATGTAACTCTCCAAGAGAAACAAAAACAGCAAAATGAGGCCACTTTTACAAGCATGACCAGAACGGTTCAGCTGCCTTATGAAGTACACCAAGAAGATATGGAAACATCTTGGAACGAGCAGACAATGACGCTTTTCTTCCCAAAAAATAAGCATGAATGA